Within the Arthrobacter caoxuetaonis genome, the region CACCGCGTCCTCTTTTCACATCTCTCCCTCACGGTGGGACCGGGCGACGTCGTCGGGGTGGTAGGTGCCAACGGCGCCGGAAAGTCCACGCTGCTTCGAATCCTGGCAGGCGCGGCCGAGCCGATGGCTGGCACCGTTGAACGGCATCCAGTGGATGCCTTCGTTGGCTGGCTTCCACAGGAACACGAGCGGGTCGAGGGTGAAACCGTGGCCGACTACATCGCCCGCCGCACCGGGGCAGCCGCTGCCACCGCTGCCATGGAGGCCGCAGCAGACGAACTTGGCGCAGAAACCGCGGGCAGCGGGGACCGGTACGCGGCGGCACTGGAGACCTGGCTCGCCTCCGGCGCCCCCGACCTGGACGAACGGATGCCTGCCGTGCTGGCCGAGCTGGGCCTGGATGTTGGTCCGGAGGCCCGAATGACGGGGCTTTCCGGCGGACAGGCAGCCAGGGTATCCCTGGCTGCCCTGCTGCTCAGCCGCTTCGATATCGTCCTGCTCGACGAGCCCACCAATGACCTGGACCTGGACGGACTGGCCAAGCTGGAGGAGTTCGTCCGCGGGCTGCGCGGCGGCGTCGTCCTGGTGTCGCATGACCGTGAGTTCCTGGCCCGCTGTGTGACCACTGTGGTGGAGCTGGACCTCGCCCAAAACCAGGTAGCAGTGTACGACGGCGGCTACGATGCCTTCCTGGAGGAACGTGCCGTGGCCAAGCGGCACGCGAGGGAAGCGTACGACGAGTTTGCCGGCCGCAAGGCAGACCTTGTGGCCAGGGCCCGGACGACGCGGGAATGGAGCTCCCAGGGTGTGCGGAATGCCATGCGGAAATCCCCGGACAATGACAAGATCCGGCGCAAAGCAAGTACTGAGTCCTCCGAGAAGCAGGCCCAGAAAGTTCGGCAGATGGAGTCGAGGATCGCTCGGCTGGAGGAGGTGGAGGAGCCGCGGAAGGAATGGCAGCTCCAGTTCAGCATTGCTCCGGCGCCGCGGTCCAGTTCTGTGGTGGCGACCCTGAACGAAGCTGTGGCCCGAAAGGGCGATTTCACGCTCGGGCCGGTGTCCCTGCAGGTCAACGCCGGGGAGAGGATCGGCATCACGGGCCCCAATGGAGCAGGAAAGTCGACCCTGCTGGCGTTGCTGCGCGGCATCCTGGAGCCTGAGGCAGGAACGGCGTCGCTCGGTGCATCCGTGGCGGTGGGGGAGATCGACCAGCTGCGCGGACAGCTTCCCGCCGGAGAGCGGCTCGCTGATGCTTTCGAAGCATGCGTTCCCGAGATGACTGCCGCGGAAGTGCGGACCCTCCTGGCGAAGTTCGGGCTGAAGGCAGATCAGTCGGGCAGCCTCGTGGGAGCGCTTTCCCCCGGGGAGCGGACCCGGGCCGCGCTGGCACTCCTCCAGGCCCGCGGGGTGAACCTGCTGATCCTCGATGAACCCACCAACCACCTCGACCTTCCCGCCATCGAGCAGCTGGAGGAAGCGCTGGAGAGTTACGAGGGCGCGCTGCTGCTGGTCACCCACGACCGCCGGATGCTGGAGAACGTGCGTCTGGACCGGCTCTGGAATGTTGAGGCCGGGCGCGTCAGCGAAAGCTAGCCGGCCCTCCTGTTGCCACATCCGTCTCACCCGTAACGTCGGCTGGGAATCCGTGCACGGCCGCTCTCCGGCTACACCCTGCTATGGGAACAGTGGCGACGCGGAGACAGCACCACGCCGGCGCTGCAGTTTGGGTAAACGCTGCTTTGGGTGCGGAAACACTGCGCTTTGGGTTCGGAAATAATGCGTTCCGGGATTTCGCTGCACCCTGTGACACGGATTCGCTGCGTTTCGGGACAAACCGGTCGTTCGGGGAAAATCTGGCCAAGGCGCCGCGCAGCAAATTCCCACAGCAACCGAATCATCCCTAAACGCAGCAAAACCGGACGGGCGCCAGAATGACTGACATGAGTCACGGGAACACTGGTTCCCATGCCCGCAGTGACAGGACCCAGCAGCGGTTCGCGGCGTTCGGTGGAACCTGGCGGTGTTCGGCGGAATAGGGGACGATCCGCGAACAACGGCCCGATCAGGTGAGCGCTTTGACTGTACGGCGCCCGGAATCCGGTTCCTCACTGCGACGCCTGGCGGGAGCCGAACTGACCTGGGCGGTTGCACTGAGGGATCCTCTGCTGCACAAACGCTGTTATGGCTCCGCCGCAGATTCCTTTGCCGCAATGACGTCCCGCTGACCGGCCCAAAACGACATCATTGCAGCAACAAATGGAAAACGACCGCTCTAAACTGCGTTACTGCGTCAACGGATGCGAATCTGGCCCCGGCTACGGTCTCGCCACTGAAAGCGGCCCTTCACAGTGGGACTTTTTGTCCGGGGGCTGTGGCGGATGTTAAAGATGTGATAATAGTTTCCTAAAGGGCGTTCACTGTCTCATGGATGATCAACAGTGACGCCGTCTCTCAGGGGAAAGAAGTTGTTATGGCTTCGATGAGCGCATGGATGACAGCTCAGCCAAGGTCGAATTACCAGCGTGCCACCAACAGGACGCCGGCAGCACTGCGCATCATTGACGCGCCGGTCCTGCTTACTGTCTGGATGCTCTGCGTCCTGACAGACTGGTCGACGCCGGCAAAGGTGGCGCTGAACGCCGCAGCAGTTGCGCTGCTCTGCCTCAAGGAAGTTGCCGTCCACCGGCATCTCCGCCACCAGGCTCCGGCCCGCAACCTAGTCCTGGTCCCCGCTCCGGCGTAGTCACGTCCCCGCTCCGGCGTAGTCACGTGGCTTTCCGGCCACCGGCTCTGGCCCTCATCGGCCAAGAAGCCTATCGTTGATAAGCGCGGTACGGTTCCCGGGTTGCCTGTACGGCATCCGGTTATTGCTCCGGAGTTCGCTTTTGCTCCCTCAGTACTTTCCTTCGGGTTCCGTCCAAGACGGCGCAGTGATGCGTTCTCCCCGGCGGAAGCAGGCGAAGCATGTCCCTGGACATATCAGCCCTGGAAGTTGAGACGGCAAACGGATGGGTCCGCGGAATCGTGGACGACGGCGTACGCACCTGGCGGGGGATCCCCTACGCCGTGCCGCCCCTGGGCAGCCTGAGGCTGCGGGCACCGCAGCCGCCGGAGAGCTGGCCGGGAGTGCGGGACGGCTCCCAGTTCGGTCCAATCCCGCCCCAGTGGCGGGGAATCGCGCTGACCGGCTCGCGCCGCCGTCCGCTGATGAGCGAGGACTGCCTGACGGTCAACGTGAGTGCACCGCTGGAGCCGCCGTCGAAGCTGCTTCCGGTTCTCGTGTACTTCTACGGGGGAGCGTTCAGCTCCGGTTCCTCGGCAGTGCGCACCTACCGCGGCGCCAACCTGGTCCGGACCGGCGACGTCGTCTACGTCTGCCTCAACTACCGGATCGGCGCCCTCGGTTTCATGGACTTCACGTCCTTTTCCACCCCCGAGCGTCCCTTTGACGCCAACGTCGGCTTGCGGGACCAGGTCGCTGGCCTCGCCTGGGTCAACCAGAATATTGCCGCGTTCGGCGGCGACCCGGACAACGTCACGATCTTCGGCGAGTCCGCCGGGGGGATCTCGGTGACAGCCCTGATGTGCATACCGTCCGCGGCACCCTATTTCCACAAGGCGTTCGCGCAGAGTCCAGCCCCGTCCGGAGTGTACTACCCAGACATGCATGAGCAGTGGGCACTGGACCTGCTGGAGCTCCTCCGGATTGACGAGGCACACGCAGCGCAGGCCCTGGACAGTATTTCCGCGGCGAAGCTGGTAAACGCCACCCGGGAAATGACTTCGAAGATTGGGCCGGTGCAAATGCCGGGCTCGCTCAGTGTTTCTCCCGTGGTCGACGGGAACTTCCTGCCGCGCCATCCCATAGACACTTTCCTGGAGGGAGAGTCCTCACCGAAACCGCTTGTCCTGGGAACCATGGCACAGGAGGGCGCGCTGTTCGCGAAACTGGACAACATCCTGCCCTCCACCCCGGCCCGGCTCGAGCGCATGTTTGCCGGAACCGATCCGGCCGCCAGGGACCGGATTGTTGCGGCCTACCCCGGATACCCGTCCAAGGAGCGGTCCATTCAAATCAGCGGTGACCTCGTCTTCTGGTATCCCAGCCAGATGGTGGCCGAAGGCCATTCCCGGGTAGCGCCCACCTGGACCTACCGCTACGACTTCGCCACAAGGCTCATGAACCTTCTGGGTTTTGGGGCAACACACGCTTTTGACGTTCCCGTCATGTTTGGCGAGACGAATAAGCGGACGATGCGTGCGCTTTCGCTGCTGGGAGGCATGGATGCCCTTAGGGAAC harbors:
- a CDS encoding carboxylesterase/lipase family protein — its product is MSLDISALEVETANGWVRGIVDDGVRTWRGIPYAVPPLGSLRLRAPQPPESWPGVRDGSQFGPIPPQWRGIALTGSRRRPLMSEDCLTVNVSAPLEPPSKLLPVLVYFYGGAFSSGSSAVRTYRGANLVRTGDVVYVCLNYRIGALGFMDFTSFSTPERPFDANVGLRDQVAGLAWVNQNIAAFGGDPDNVTIFGESAGGISVTALMCIPSAAPYFHKAFAQSPAPSGVYYPDMHEQWALDLLELLRIDEAHAAQALDSISAAKLVNATREMTSKIGPVQMPGSLSVSPVVDGNFLPRHPIDTFLEGESSPKPLVLGTMAQEGALFAKLDNILPSTPARLERMFAGTDPAARDRIVAAYPGYPSKERSIQISGDLVFWYPSQMVAEGHSRVAPTWTYRYDFATRLMNLLGFGATHAFDVPVMFGETNKRTMRALSLLGGMDALRELSARFQGSLISLAKDDLPGEDWPEYEELNRHTRIFDTEDRIESDPFPERREAWKGYRGYV
- a CDS encoding ABC-F family ATP-binding cassette domain-containing protein; this encodes MTATLVARELSGGHAHRVLFSHLSLTVGPGDVVGVVGANGAGKSTLLRILAGAAEPMAGTVERHPVDAFVGWLPQEHERVEGETVADYIARRTGAAAATAAMEAAADELGAETAGSGDRYAAALETWLASGAPDLDERMPAVLAELGLDVGPEARMTGLSGGQAARVSLAALLLSRFDIVLLDEPTNDLDLDGLAKLEEFVRGLRGGVVLVSHDREFLARCVTTVVELDLAQNQVAVYDGGYDAFLEERAVAKRHAREAYDEFAGRKADLVARARTTREWSSQGVRNAMRKSPDNDKIRRKASTESSEKQAQKVRQMESRIARLEEVEEPRKEWQLQFSIAPAPRSSSVVATLNEAVARKGDFTLGPVSLQVNAGERIGITGPNGAGKSTLLALLRGILEPEAGTASLGASVAVGEIDQLRGQLPAGERLADAFEACVPEMTAAEVRTLLAKFGLKADQSGSLVGALSPGERTRAALALLQARGVNLLILDEPTNHLDLPAIEQLEEALESYEGALLLVTHDRRMLENVRLDRLWNVEAGRVSES